GGAAGAGCTCGACGTCCCACGCGGGGTGGCCGGGATTCGCGGTCTCCCACTCCTCGGCCAGCGAGGGCAGGCGTCCGACGATCTCGGCCAGGTCCGCGAGCCCCGCGACGAGGTCGCCGGCGAGGCCGTCCGCCCGGCGCCGTACCACCTCCGCGACCACGGCGGCGGGAGCCGCGCACCGCAGGTGGTCCCCCCGCAGGACGACATACCCCTCGGCCTCGAGCTGCGCGAGGTCGTGCCGAACGACCGCCTCCTCGCGCACCGCCAGGGCAGCCAGCTCCGGCACCGTGCCCGCCCGGGTCCGCAGCGCGACGGCGAGCAGGTCCAGGGCGGACTGTCCGACCTGCCCGAACCGGTCGTGAGACATGGGTCGATCGTGGCACGGAGGTGGTGGCGGCGCCGTGCCCCACCCGGTCGATCCGGATCCGGGCTGGCCACTTCCTGCCATGGCCGGATAAGGACACACATTCCGGCGTCCGCGCCGAAAGAGTCGGTGCACGGGCCCACGACAGCGCCCTCGGACGAAGGAACACACATGCACGTACCTCGGGCACACCTGCCTCGCACCCGACGGGTCGGCGCGGGCATCGCCACCGCCGCCGTCGTCACCGCCGGCCTCGCCTGCCTCGGGCCGGCCCACGCCGCCGACCTCGCCGACTTCCCCCGGACGGTCGACTTCACCCCGACCGACCTCGTCGCCACCGCCGACGACCTGTACGCCGTCGGCTACGTCGGTGTCGACCTCGATGGCGACTACCAGTTCGACCAGCTCGACGGCTACGTCGAGGCAGCGGGCTCGGGCGAGAAGGTCTCCCTCGGCTCCGGCGCCTGGCCGACCGCCGTCAGCGCCAGCCCCGACGGCAGCACGCTCCAGGTGATCGGCACCCGTACGGACCAGGAGGCCCCCGAGAACGGGGCCGGCGGCCACCGCTGGACGATCGACACCGCGACAATGGCGGTGACCGCCTCGGCCGGCCTCGGCCCCGGCAACGTCTTCGACGTCGCCTCGGACGGCGCCGACACCTACGTCACCACCTCGCTGAACGACACCGCGACCCTGCGGCTGCTCGGCGGCGGCGAGGTCTCCCTCGGCGACTCGATCTCTCCGGAGCGTCTCGGAGTCCTCCCCGACGGCGAGTCGAGCCAGGTCGTCGTGGCCGGCTCGGACTACGTCGGGCAGGGGACGCAGGCGACCCTGCGCATGGTCGACGGCGACGTCGTCGGCCCGAAGGTGGTGCTCGGCCCCGACGGTGGCGCCGACGAGGGCGTCACCGGGATGGACGTCGACGAGGTCAACGGACTGGTCTACGTGACCACCTTCCGCAACGTCGAGGACGGCCCGCAGGAGTACGGCCTCAACGTCATCGGCCCCGACACCGATCTCTACGTCCCGATCGACTACCCGGTCTTCTCCGTCGCGGTCTCGCCCGACGGCGGAACGGTCTACCTCCCCGGCACCGGCGTCTCGGCGTACGACGTCGACCGGCTCACGTCGTACACGGAGGACGACCCGGCTCCGGCCGCCAGCCTCGGGGGAAGCGGCTGGGTCTCCCTCGCCACCGTCGATCCCAGCGGGCGTCTCTACGCCGCCATGGACCACGACGTCACCGACCCCGACACGGGCGAGACCCTGTCGACCACCAAGAAGCTGCACGCCCTCGAGGCTCCGCCCGCGCCGACCGGACTCGCGGCCACGACCTCCGAGTGGGACGCCGGCACCCTCCTGGCCTCCTGGACCGCGGCTGCCGGCACCGGGGGCGCCACGGAGGACTCGGTGACCTACCGGATCTCCCTCCAGGACCAGGCCGGCGGTGAGCCGGTCACCAGCGAGACCTTCCTGACCGAGGAGGAGCTCAGCGGCCTGCTGCCCGGGCACACCTACACCCTGAGCGTGGCGACCACGAACGGCGCCTTCACCAGCGCCCCGGCGACCACGACCTGGACCGCCCCGACGGCCGTGGCCGCTCCGAGCGCCGTGTCGGTGTCCGGCAACGTCGCGGTCGGGTCGCGGCTCTCGGTGCGGACCACTGGCGCCTGGCCGGCGGGCACGACGCTCTCGTACGAGTGGCGCAACAGTGCCGGCCAGCTGCTCGGCCGGTCCTCCACCCTGACGGTCGGCGCGGCCCAGGCCGGTCGGCGGATCAAGGTGTCCGTCACGGGTGAGCTGAGCGGCGCCGTACCGGCCACGGTGACCAGCGCCTTCAGCCCCACGGTGGCCCTCGGCACCCTCGCCGGCCGCACCCCGGTGATCAGTGGCACGGCCAAGGTGGGCCGCACGCTGAGCGCCACGGTGGGCACCTGGACCGCCGGCACCCGGCTCACCTACCGCTGGACGGCCAACGGTCGCACCATCCCGGGCGCGACGGCCCGGTCCTACCGACCGACCCGCGCCGTGGTCGGCCAGCGGATCCGCGTCGTGGTCACCGGCTCGAAGGCCGGCTACCGCACGCTGTCGAGGACGAGTGCCCCGACCGGCGCCGTCAAACGCTGACCCGACCGAGGGCGACGAGACGTGGCCCCCCACCCGGGGGCCACGTCCGGCCAGGAGCCGAGCTCCCCGGGTAGGAGTCGAACCTACGTCGCTTGTCCTGATTCAAAGTCAGGCGGGCCCTGCCGGCAGACCAACCGGGGATTGCAGGAGCCCAGCCTAGGGTGCTCGCGTCGTACCGGACCAAGTGGTTCCGGATCACCCGGATCCACAGCCATTGCGTCCGGTACGACGCGAGCCCGTCAGGCGTTCGGCGCCAGGCAGAGCAGCGTGTTGCGCTTCTCGTACTCGAGCGGCTGAGCGGGGTTGGCGCACTTGCCGCCGGCCTTCGCCACGGAGACGACCTTCAGGCTGCTCGGCTGTCCCTTCGTGTCGGCGCAGACGACCTTGGCCTCCTCGTTGATGTCGAAGCAGTCGCCCTTCTTGGCGTCGAGCACGAGGCAGAGGCTCACCAGCTCGTCGTCCGACCCGGCTCCCTTCGTGACCTTGTAGGTCGTCTCGTTGGTGCCACAGCTGCCGTCGTCACCGACGACCTTGTGACTGGACTTCGCGTCTCCGCACGTGGCGTCCTTGGCCTCGTCGTTGAGACCGTCCTTCTCGAAGTACACGCAGTCGCCGACGTCAGGCGCCTTGGCCTGCTCGATCTTCTCCTCGCCCTTGTCGCGCACGACATAGAAGACGATGGCGACGATGATCGCGACGCCGATCCCACCAAGCTTGCCCAGGA
Above is a genomic segment from Nocardioides aromaticivorans containing:
- a CDS encoding fibronectin type III domain-containing protein, producing the protein MHVPRAHLPRTRRVGAGIATAAVVTAGLACLGPAHAADLADFPRTVDFTPTDLVATADDLYAVGYVGVDLDGDYQFDQLDGYVEAAGSGEKVSLGSGAWPTAVSASPDGSTLQVIGTRTDQEAPENGAGGHRWTIDTATMAVTASAGLGPGNVFDVASDGADTYVTTSLNDTATLRLLGGGEVSLGDSISPERLGVLPDGESSQVVVAGSDYVGQGTQATLRMVDGDVVGPKVVLGPDGGADEGVTGMDVDEVNGLVYVTTFRNVEDGPQEYGLNVIGPDTDLYVPIDYPVFSVAVSPDGGTVYLPGTGVSAYDVDRLTSYTEDDPAPAASLGGSGWVSLATVDPSGRLYAAMDHDVTDPDTGETLSTTKKLHALEAPPAPTGLAATTSEWDAGTLLASWTAAAGTGGATEDSVTYRISLQDQAGGEPVTSETFLTEEELSGLLPGHTYTLSVATTNGAFTSAPATTTWTAPTAVAAPSAVSVSGNVAVGSRLSVRTTGAWPAGTTLSYEWRNSAGQLLGRSSTLTVGAAQAGRRIKVSVTGELSGAVPATVTSAFSPTVALGTLAGRTPVISGTAKVGRTLSATVGTWTAGTRLTYRWTANGRTIPGATARSYRPTRAVVGQRIRVVVTGSKAGYRTLSRTSAPTGAVKR